In Thermoanaerobaculia bacterium, the sequence GGGCGCGGCGCGGGATCGGACGGGCGATCCTCCTTCGGTGCGAGGAGGAGGCGCGCGCCGAAGGATTCCGCCGCGCCGAGCTCCTCGCGACGCTTCCCGGCGTTCCCCTCTACGCCGCGATGGGCTACGAGAC encodes:
- a CDS encoding GNAT family N-acetyltransferase, yielding ARRGIGRAILLRCEEEARAEGFRRAELLATLPGVPLYAAMGYETIEPSNVAMRGGLVLPGFRMGKDLVRR